The nucleotide window ATGAACCTTTGATCACATGCATGCTCAAAAAAATATTTCCATCTTCTCATTGTCAGGGTTCCATAACCTCCAGAGATGACGATGGTGAATAATAATCCAAGTagaaacctttttctttttttggtaatgAAGTGGAAACCTAAAAAGTGGCACTACCTATGCATGACCAAAGGAGAAAAAAATGTACAGTACTCCTTTCCCAGTAGTAACTTAATATGTTGTCATGCAGACTTAAGGGAAATTTTCCCTtcccgaaaaacaaaaaattaaccaCAGTGTCAGAGCTAGCATATGAGCATATAAAAGAAGTACACACTGTTTATAGGAGAAACCATGGTACACACTGTTTATAGGAGAAATAATGGCCAAGTCCagccagcaaaaaaaaaaaaaaaaagggaatcaAATAAGGGAGGAAAGGTAATAGCAAAGATGATAAGGTTATACAAACCTGCAGTCGAGTTCGCAAAGCCTTATCCTTGAACACTACTGTTTCTGGCGGATGTGGGGCTGCTGGAATTTCCCATCTTTTAGCATCATCTTTGCAAACTCCCCAATGAACAACAACATGATCAGGTAAATCCGTTTCCAAATATAGAAGATTCTTAGCTGTCTCAGGGCACTTCCTGACAGAAACAGTTACTGAATTCACTACAGCAATTTGTTTTGCGATAGGTAGTTCTTCGTAGAACCCTTCTAGAGACCTAGTTTCCTCTTTAGTTCCTCTGGATTCACTACTGCTATTTTTATCTTGGGAGTTTGATGATTCTGCCTTGAAAAATAAGTTGGATAACTTCCCCAAAGCTCCTAGAAGGAAGAAAGAGACCGAGCAATTTCTTTCAGTTCATGACTAAGCATAAATTGAAATGGAAATGACTGGAAAGAAACAACTGAAGATCCTCAACCACACACTAGTTTCAGACACTATGGATTCAATATGATTCTTATGTTTAATTAGAAAAATCATCACCCCTCTGGCTTTCTTACACCTTTTTTGGAAATCGTGAGTAATTGAGATTGAAAATACTTGTACTAAGATCAAAAAATGTAATGACCAAATAAATAAAGTAAAACAGAGCATATAATGATTGACAACCTGGCAATATCCCCACTCCCTTTTTTGCTCCAACAACATTGCCATATTCTTGCAGGTAGCCCACAAGAGGCACTTTGAAATCTCTTCCTTTGTACTGATACCAAGTGCCAGTTTCTTCATCCTGCATCACCAAAATACCCCGGAGAAGGGCAGAAACTCTAAATAATGATGGAATAGCCAGCATATAAAACATAAAGGACTGAAATTCTCAACTGTTAACATCTGAAATTCAGAACCTTCAGAACGAAATTTATGGCTGCAATTGCACCGTCAAGATGAAAATCAATCTTCACTTCCTGAGAGGTATCATCTCCAACAGATGATGCTGATTTCTTCAAGGGTGTTTCTATTGCATAGTCCTGAAAAGGCACATGTACTTAAGAATCATACTGCCAATGCAAAAGCTTCAGCTCTGCAATCAACTTAAGGAACGCCACGCTTACCTTAATTGGAATTGAACCAGGTGGCCTCATTTCATCAGGAGGTTGATCCCATTCACTACAAAACATTTCAATTCATTAGTGCACAAGGAAAAACATCCAAACACCACAGACAGAAAGTCTAGAAGCCACTCCATCTCCTACTTATGAGATCTACAGTAAaaagcaaaacaacaaatcaaGCCAGAGTTTATAAGCCTTGATAATACACATTCTTCCTAATCCTAATCTATCCAGGCCTCTTAATCACTCGAAAAGATCACTAACAACTACTAGAACAGTAATACAAATCAAGATCATTAACAACTACTAGAACAGCAACACAAATCAAGCACCTACATTCATCAACAGAACAATTCTTCTCCAAATCGAAACACTACCGTCCTAGCTAAATATGAAGTCTAAGCTCTACCTGCCTACGTCATCAACATGTGAAACTCCCCAGTGCAGAATCCACTTTCCGGGAAGAGTACAACCAACAGTGAGAATCCAATTCCGAGCCTTCTTCCCGTGATCTAATCTCACAAAGATCTTTCCCTCCACCTGAAATTTCAAATCAACCAAATCAGCTCTCCCTAAAATCATCAAAGAGAGTCCTACACCATGAAATTGAAGCTTTTGAAGGATTGAAGGAGGACTCGAACCAGTTCAGTTAGCTCAAGAGGAAATGTTTCCTTGAAGAAAGGCGCGGTGGTCGCAGCTACGGCGGTGTCAGTAGAAGAAGCTCTGAGAGTGAGAGCAGTGGGATGCCGGAAGTTGCACAAGCTCCGGCAACGAAACTCGACCTTTTTCGGAAAGACACTCAAGGAGGAGCTGAGGTGGATGAGCTGAGGCGTTGAACGGTGCCGGGAGTTTCCCCGGCGACAGTGGTGGTGGAGAAGAGGCTCAATGCTCACCGTCGACATTGCCACCACTCGGACTGTGACCAACTCGAACAGAATTAgagattaaaaagaagaaaaaggtcgATTcgtttttttaaaattaaagtaAATTAATAtctgaccctttttttttttgatgaaaaaaaaagcGTCAGATATTAGTATCTGACGCTTTCGTACAAGAGTCTTGTGTAAATTCGCAAAAGGTCTGCACAAACTTCAAAGCCAAGTCAAATCATTATTTGAGAACGTCAACTCCTGCTTCAAGGGTTCATGTTAAATTTGAGAAGGAAAATAATAGATATTTTCGATAAGGGCCAAAAATATTGGCCACTTGATATTCGACTCCGCAGTCGACAGGGAGGAAAGTGAACCTTCTGTTCATTATTGATTGTTTATGGGTACCCTTGTTTTTATCATGCAAAAACGTTTACGGTTCAAGCTAAAGTTCTTGGATCTTGATTTGCTTTGATTGAAAAGAACCACTTGTTCAAATGGACCACTTGTGCTTTGAAAATTTTGTTTCGTTAATAATTGTTTTGCGGAAGACGATAGCGGTTTCGTAAAGAACTGAATGATAACTATATCATCTCCGAAATGCCGTTCATTAAAAAGCTTGGTTCAGAGTTGCTAAGTATCAGATTTCCAGCCCTACAGCTTTCACAGTAACATTGCAGAATAACGAGTACAAAACTTGGGAAAGCAGGAACTGGAATACAACAGACGGGAAAAAACTCGGatatttaaattctgtttaAAGTACACCCTCCACTAGCATTGAGATGGGTGGAAAATTCGAAAGGAATTTGACATCTTGTTCGTGCCAATTATTTTTTACAACCCATTACCACCAAGATATGAGAAACCAATAGCACCACAGTAAAGGACCACGAGTTCATGACAGAAATTCCCTCCTATCTACCTAGCTTATTGCCCTCTACCAtgccaaaaacaaaacccaccTTCCATTTGCACCTGATGCCTGCTTAGCTCATGGCTTGAGTGCCAAGGCCAAACCGATCTTTGCACTCTTCTCAATTGCCCTCGTGTCAACCTCTCCTGAGATAGTGAACAAGGACTTGGGACGCCACTCATGCTGGATAAGAGCACTTGCCCTGCCATAGTTGTTCACCCGAGCCTTCACTGAGGTTAAGGGGTCAAGTGCATGCTGAGTGCCGATTGTGAAAGTGTTCTCATTGCTAGAAAAGCTATGGGACATCTCAGCACCAACAGCAGTGTTAGTAAGGGGGCTAACAGTCTGGTAATAGGAAGCTGTGAGAGTATCACCCTTGTCATTCCTGTGTTCATCAACAGAATCCATAGATCAAATACAAGAAGCATCTCAACAAGAATACAGTTCTTTCCATAGAGAACCTGACATATATCAAGAGCAATAAGTGCTACTAAACTAGACATGATAATATTGATCAATatgattcttcttttctttttttgctaaGAGATAATAACTCACACAAGCAGGGAGGCAATGAGGTCAGTATGGATGAAATTCAACCCAGCATTGAGTTTGGTCAAGTTCCCAGAGGCAGTGTCAAAGGAAACATCTGTTCCAAGAGAGAGAGCAGTGTTCCCAACAACACCAGAAAAGTTAATAACAGGGTTGGCAGTCAATCCAAGGCTAGTACTTATTCCAGCATACTCATGCTGGTATTGAAGTTCCACCTGTTTTCAAAAGTACCCAAAGATCAGACTACTGCATAACAATGGAGCTCATTTATATCAAGATGTATAGGGCAATTCCATTATGAGGGATACAATATAGTTGATACAACTGAAGGAACACCATtgctttgtaagaacagaaatTGATTTACCTTTCCAGATTTTTGATCAGGTACAATGAAGCTAAAGATTGCCTTGAGACCAGGTGCGGGTTCGTCAATAGTAATGGTTGTGAGAAGCTGTTAACAAACAATTATCAGTCAAAACATCAATGCATAGTGAGATTCAGATAGTGAAATCATGTCATTTTTACGTAATTTGATGTAGGTTTGCTTTTCTGATAACATTTGATACAAAAGATAATGCTTGCTTGTACGTTTGTACAGAACTACTGGTATGATATAACAACATGACTAGAAGAACCATACATCAATGTTGTTGCACTAACATGAGCACTAACTTTGGTCTGTGAGATTGCACTAACAGCATTAATGATTAATTCAATAATTTCTGGTTTAGTTTACATGAAAACCATCTTCAAAGTATCAAGAAAAATATGCAAACACTACTCATAGTTTGGTGTTCGCCATCCATGATCATAAGTAAACAGCCAACAGCGACTACAAGGCGAGTTGGTTTCTGGTCACTGCACAGACTAATTTACATACTAACAATGTAAAGGGAAAAGTAACTAGAAGTGCCTGATTAACTTACATTCGAATTGGTATCAACTTTAACATCAGTTGTGATGTTCTTGTTCTTCAGCTGAGTGCTCACATCCCCCAAAAGAAGATCACCTTTCTTAATTCCACTCGAAGTGATTGCCTGGAGAagtataacaaatgaaaatatcagaacggAACATGGATTGCATTATCCATCGAGACATAAAACAAAATGTTAACCATATACTGCAAGCACATCAATAACACTAAATGCATCAACATATCCGTCTCTGAGAACAGGTTCTATCACTAACATTATGCAAAGAACAAAATCCTGAAAACACTAAAACTACTGCGACAGTAAGTAGCTGAGTACAGCAAAAGCCAATTGTCTAGAAACACCATCATGCATCCAAGATTTCAATATTATATTTTCAAATACAACGAAACTATCAACTATGTGTTTCTCCAACCTCTCGGTAACCAAACAACTGATATATCAATTTTCTCACAAGCAGTTAGAATCCATTACAATCACCACACAACTAGAGCTTCCGAATAGATTCTGATCATATTTACATGAAAGTTATGGATCTTCTTTCTTTATATTCAACAAATTTCAAAGAAACCAAACAGACTAGCAATTAAACTAAAATGAATCAATATCCTACTCCATTAGCAAAACCGAAAAAGattataaccaaaaaaaaaagggaagaaataATAGCGGCGAAAAGAGCTTACAACTCCGGTAGAAGTGTAAGTGGTGACGGTGAACTTGTGGTCGGTCTGGTAATCCCTGTAAAGAAGATCTGGACCAAGAAATTACAGACTATGAGTGAAGAACAAAATatcaaaagaataaaaataaataaataaataaaaattaatcggaaaaattaaaaaagaaataagcATGGACCTCTGGCTTTCTTGCCGATATCTGAGTAGAGACCCGGACCCTTCACCATGATTGTTCgataaaaattgaaagagaaa belongs to Rosa chinensis cultivar Old Blush chromosome 4, RchiOBHm-V2, whole genome shotgun sequence and includes:
- the LOC112198249 gene encoding mitochondrial outer membrane protein porin of 36 kDa codes for the protein MVKGPGLYSDIGKKARDLLYRDYQTDHKFTVTTYTSTGVAITSSGIKKGDLLLGDVSTQLKNKNITTDVKVDTNSNLLTTITIDEPAPGLKAIFSFIVPDQKSGKVELQYQHEYAGISTSLGLTANPVINFSGVVGNTALSLGTDVSFDTASGNLTKLNAGLNFIHTDLIASLLVNDKGDTLTASYYQTVSPLTNTAVGAEMSHSFSSNENTFTIGTQHALDPLTSVKARVNNYGRASALIQHEWRPKSLFTISGEVDTRAIEKSAKIGLALALKP